GGTCGGCTTTTTTCGCACCTTTCCCGGTCCCCGCCTGTGGACCTTCCTGTATCTGCTGCTCGATTTCGCCGCCGTCTGGCCCTTCAACGCCTCGAACGCCGCCGTGCCGCTGGCCGCCGCCATGCTGGGACACTTGCCCGGCAGCGGAAGCACGTCGCTGGTGGGCATCACGCTGAGCGAAGACCAGTTGGTCAAGGCGTTCGGCTACCTGATTTTTCTCTCGGCCTTTCTGCCGCTCATCTTCGGCGGCACGATCTACCGCATGCTGGAGCGCGTGATGGCCATCAAGCTTGTGATCGTGCTCGGCTATTTGATCTTCGCGGTGGCGCTCACCGTCTCGCCGCAGAGCATGCGCGAAGTCGGCGTCGGCCTGATCGACTTCGGCAACGTGCCGATCCGGGCAGACACCATCGTCTGCGGCCGGCACTTCAACGTCCGCAACGTCGACGGCCCGACGAGCTATCGCGTGAAGGGAACGATCGAGCACGGTCGGCCCCTGGTGACCGAATTCGTCGTCGAGCGCGACGGCCGGCGAACGGTGTATAAGCTGGGGGACGAACTGCCCGACGAGCTGCGTCCGATTCGCGAGGCCCTGGTCGAACGAGCGGTGGAACTGGTTCACCTCGGCGGCTTTTATGTGGAAACCCGCCAAGGCCAGACGACGTTGTCCGTGCAGGGCACGCTCGGCGGCGACCGCGCCTGGAAGCCGGCCCGCTTCGTCGTTGAGGATCCCACGGCGACCGTGTATTCGCGACTCGACGACGTGCCGCAACCGTGGTCGGGCAAGTTCGCGGAGTTGATCCGGCAGCAAGGTCTGGAACGGGTCGGGCTGGCGTCTTACGTTCGCCGGCACGGGCAACTTCCGCCGCTCGATTGGGCGATGATCGCGACGTTGGCGGCCATCGCCGGGGCGGGCGGAATGACGAACACGCTCTTTTCCAACTACACCCGCGACAAAGGTTGGGGCATGGGCGCCCACGTGGGGGCCATTCCCAGCGCCATCGGCGGCCGGCAGATTACGCTCTCGCACGTGGGCATGGTGTTTCAGCTCGGCGAACAGAGCTTGCGGCGGTGGCGCGGCTGGTTCCGTCATATCCTGCGCGACCAGCTTGCCATCTGGATGCTGGCCTCGTTCATCGGCATGGCGTTGCCCTGCATGTTGTCGCTGGAATTCATCCGCCATGCTCCGGTGAGCGGCGACCGCGTGGCGGCGATGGTGGCCGAAGGCATGGCCGACCGTTATCCCTCGTACCGGCACCTCCTGTGGCCGCTGACGCTGTCCGTCGGCTTTTTGATTCTGGCGCCGGGGCAGATTGTGTCGGGCGATCAGTTGGCCCGGCGCTGGACCGACATCATTTGGACATCGAGTTCGTGGGCCAGGCGGATGCGCGAAGACCGGGTCAAATACGTCTATTATTCCATTCTGGCGTTATATGGTGTATGGGGGCTGGCGGCCATGACGATGTTCGACCCGCTGCAGATTCTGAAAGCGGCGGGCGTATTGATGAACGTCTCGCTGGGCATCGCCAGTTGGCACACGCTGTATGCCAACCTGACGCTGCTGCCTCCCGGTTTGCGTCCCAACTGGCTGATGCGGGTGGGCGTCTTCTTTTGCGGCGCGTTCTTCTTGACCGTCAGCGCCATCGTGGTGGCGTCGCTCTAGGCCACACTTGAATCACCGACCGACAACCTAAGTCGGCGTGTTCAGCATTGTGTTCGCCGGGTCCGGCCCATAGAATTCGGCAACGGGGGGGTGACACGAGTGTAACCGATGACGGATTCGGAATCGACCACGAGCCTGGAAGCGCGTTGCCGGGAAGTTCTGCAGATGTGGCTGCGCTGGAATGAAGCCTCGCAGCAAGTCACAGAGCTGATGTTTCGCGAGCGCGAGAACCCCGAAAAACTCCGCGAAATGCTCGACGATCTCGATCGACAACGGCTGGAAGCCGTTACCGCCAGTCGGCAACTCCTTGATTCCTGACGGGAACTGGTCCAGCGATGCCCAATCGAACCAAACGAATCCTGCTGCTCGCGGGCGACTTCGTCGAAGATTATGAAATCATGGTGCCGTATCAGATGTTGCTGCTCGTCGGCCATCAGGTCGACGCGGTATGCCCCGGCAAGAAAGCCGGCGACCTGGTGCCCACGGCCATACATGACTTCGAAGGCGACCAGACCTATAGCGAGAAGCGCGGCCACAACTTTCGTTTGAACGCCGACTTCGCCGCGGTGAAGCCGGAAAGCTACGATGGTTTGGTCTTGCCCGGTGGACGCGCACCCGAATACCTGCGACTCAATCCGCGGGTGATCGAAATCGTGCGTCACTTCGCCAACGCCCGAAAGCCGATCGCGGCGATTTGCCACGCGGCCCAACTTCTGGCGGCGGCCGGCGTGTTGAAAGGCCGCACCTGCACCGCTTATCCCGCGATCAAGCCCGACGTGTTGGCCTGCGGCGGCTCCTGGGCCGAGCCGAACGCCGCCCTCGACAGCGCTCATGTCGACGGCAACCTGGTGACGGCCCCCGCCTGGCCCGCCCACCCGGCGTGGATGCGGGCATTCTTGGACGTGCTCGGTACGCCTTTGTAGCGAGGAATCGCGGACCTTCCCCCGCGGACTTCTCGGTCCGCGGGCGAAGGCGCCCGTCTAACGCGGTAGATTGGCGGCGTCACGGCAGCGGCCGTCGCAACCCGCCCGCCAACAGACTGACGATGAACAGCACCAGGAAAATAAAGAACAGAATCTTCGCGATGCCGTAAGCGGTGCCGGCGATGCCCACGAAGCCCATGAAACCGGCCACCAAAGCGACGATCAGGAATACCAATGCCCAGTACAACATGGCTCTCTCCTCAACGGTTGCAGTTTGTTTTCCGAGTAGGGCGGCCCTGCCCGGCCACCAACTCACGCGACGTAACGATTTGCACTTGTCGTGCCAGGCGCTAACCTTCCGGCAGCGAGATCGGCTCGGCGCCGCATTCGCATAGGATTTGTTCCGCACGCGCGAGTCGCTGCCGCTGGGCTTCAGTATGATCTTCGGCGGCGACGAGGATCTTGCCCGCACTGACGGCCTGATCGTAATAATCGGCCAGTTCTCGCTCGACGCCGCGTGTCATCATGGCGCCCATCAGACCGCCGACGACGCCGCCGGCCCAGGCCGCCAACCCGCCCGCGGCCAGCAGGCCCAGACCCGCGGTCGTGACTGCGCCGGCCAGCACCGTCAGTCCGCCGAGGGCCGCGCCGATGGCGCCGCCCACGGCCACCGCCGATGCGGTGTGCGAGCCGGCAG
The Pirellulales bacterium DNA segment above includes these coding regions:
- a CDS encoding DJ-1/PfpI family protein, translated to MPNRTKRILLLAGDFVEDYEIMVPYQMLLLVGHQVDAVCPGKKAGDLVPTAIHDFEGDQTYSEKRGHNFRLNADFAAVKPESYDGLVLPGGRAPEYLRLNPRVIEIVRHFANARKPIAAICHAAQLLAAAGVLKGRTCTAYPAIKPDVLACGGSWAEPNAALDSAHVDGNLVTAPAWPAHPAWMRAFLDVLGTPL
- a CDS encoding DUF1328 domain-containing protein: MLYWALVFLIVALVAGFMGFVGIAGTAYGIAKILFFIFLVLFIVSLLAGGLRRPLP
- a CDS encoding Nramp family divalent metal transporter, with translation MLAPWQTGELAPPPPGGWQTWKAMLGPGVLLAGASVGSGEWLSGPAVSAQYGGTLLWVATLSIVAQVFCNLEMMRYTLYCGEPIVVGFFRTFPGPRLWTFLYLLLDFAAVWPFNASNAAVPLAAAMLGHLPGSGSTSLVGITLSEDQLVKAFGYLIFLSAFLPLIFGGTIYRMLERVMAIKLVIVLGYLIFAVALTVSPQSMREVGVGLIDFGNVPIRADTIVCGRHFNVRNVDGPTSYRVKGTIEHGRPLVTEFVVERDGRRTVYKLGDELPDELRPIREALVERAVELVHLGGFYVETRQGQTTLSVQGTLGGDRAWKPARFVVEDPTATVYSRLDDVPQPWSGKFAELIRQQGLERVGLASYVRRHGQLPPLDWAMIATLAAIAGAGGMTNTLFSNYTRDKGWGMGAHVGAIPSAIGGRQITLSHVGMVFQLGEQSLRRWRGWFRHILRDQLAIWMLASFIGMALPCMLSLEFIRHAPVSGDRVAAMVAEGMADRYPSYRHLLWPLTLSVGFLILAPGQIVSGDQLARRWTDIIWTSSSWARRMREDRVKYVYYSILALYGVWGLAAMTMFDPLQILKAAGVLMNVSLGIASWHTLYANLTLLPPGLRPNWLMRVGVFFCGAFFLTVSAIVVASL